TCAAAACCTCGACAATTGGGCTCGTGACGCTCGACGAGATGAAATCCCGACAAGAGGATATCGTTCGTGAGCGCGAACAAAAGTTGGCATTGAAGAAGGAGGAAAAGTTCAaggagaaaaataaacttttggaAGCCAAGGAAGCGTtaaagaacaaacaaaaacgccAAATTCAGACACTTTCCTTCAATTTGGACGAAGACGAGGAAGATCCGGAGAACGAAGAGGAAGAAAGTTCGTGTAGTAGTTGgaaaaatgacaaagaaaCCCAtgtgaaaaagaaaatcaagaaaaatcccGAAGTTGACACTTCATTTCTACCTGATCGCGAACGTgaagaacaagaaaataaaCTCCGGGAGCAACTCCGACAAGAATGGCAAGCGAAACAAGCACAGCTGAAAGACGAAAACATCAACGTTACTTACAGCTATTGGGATGGATCCGGGCATCGAAAGACTTGCACAATGAAAAAAGGTCATTCCATCTACCAATTTCTCCAAAAATGCCTCGAGACGTGTCGTCCTGAATTTACCGAACTCAAATCCGTCACCGCTGATCAACTGATGTACGTGAAGGAAGATTTGATTTTGCCGCAACATTATacgttttatgattttattgtcACGAAAGCACGCGGCAAAAGTGGCCCGTTATTCCAATTTGATGCGTTCGATGATATTCGAATAACAAACGATGCGTCGAAAGAAACTGTGGAATCGCATGCTGGCAAAGTTCTGCTGAGATCGTGGTATGAGAggaataaacatatttttccgGCAAGTAGATGGGAACCTTTTGATCCGACGAAAACGTATGGAAATCGATACACAATTAAGGATAATAAggaataaaaaagattttaaaaaacggATTTGTGtgtgataatttttgcattacagttaaatttttgctttggataatttttttttgtttagaacaTCGCTTCACTTTTACACtgaggaattatttttttaaagtttacataataattttgataattaacattttaaattttggaaaaaaatatttttaagattttagaaaaatttttttttttttaaatttcatgaaattaaaattttcttgaaaaattgtcaaattttaacaatttttcggaataaaattttagaaatgtcattttaaaatagttccgttgaaaattttcacaaatttcttgtcttaagatgaaaaatacttaaaaatggtcaaaaatttaatttaattttataaaaaaaaaaaatttaattttgaaaaaaaaaaattaaattttttaaaatgagaaaaatttttaaaatgtaatttgacattttttttttacaaatttaagttttagaattttcaaaatttagaagaaatatttgacaaaaatggctttgacacagtttttgatttagttttgctcttgatttagttttcaaaaccaaaactatgtcaaaggaaatttttttttgcaatttcaattttttaggaattttaagttaaaaaattataaattagagccctctgatagatttttatccatttggagcaagatttgacaaaaatgactttgacacagtttttgatttagttttgctcttgatttagttttcaaaacaaaaccatgtcaaaggaattttttttcagtttcaattttgtcaatagacaaaaattaatttaattttgaaaaaaaaaaattttttttcacaaaaattagtttttaataaaaatttaactctttttATAGGAGtcgagaaattaattttttatatttttttttgttgtaatttgacatttttaataaaaatttgtaaacgtcaatttaaatatttttcgataaaaaaaaaaaatttctaaatttttttaaaattaaaaaaaatatcacaaattttAAGATGAATTTAACAaacgtcaatttaaaaaaaaaatccgttaaaatcttaaatattaatttttcgttaaatgaataatttttaaaagaaatttttaacattttcgcaaagcaaaaaatttaaattttaagaaaaaaaaatgttaaatatcaaaattattctgCAAACTTGATGGATCTTAATCTAAAGTTAATTCAACATTTGTACATATCGCTATTCTATTCTACGATAAGCCCTTTTCTGTTATGCGTGATAGTAATTGTGCTGTTGCTTGAAGTGTCGCTATCTGAGAATGACGAGAACTCGTCTGTCGTACAACTAAAGAGACTTGGACTGGAAATCGCGATGACATCTAATTGGTCCATAGATTGACTATCGATTGCCTCCGCGTGCACTCGCCGCGGCTGCCCGAGTTCGTGCATTAACGGAGCGCAATGTTGGCGGTCTTGTGCCTCGTCGCGCTGCAGTTGACGTGGTTGGAGCTGTGACTTCTTTGCGGATTGTTTGGTTAATTTGGGTGACGGGAGGCACGACTTCTGTCGTTGCGGGAGGCGAGGGAGATTTTTTAGCAATTGTTGCGGCGATTGGGGTTGGGGCGATGACGACTTCCTTTTGAGGCGAAGGCTGTTTTTGCTGCAACGCGATAACGGGCGATCCTCCGATGGGAGATTGCTGCCGGAAACTTGTTGGGCTTTGCCTTGCGCGATCAAGCGTTGGACTGTCGCGGATGCTTCCCGTTGGTGCTGCGTACATAGTTCCCTCAGCATCGCGGCTCTGTCGCGATTCAACGTAGCCTGATGTGTCAACGAAGTCCGTGTATTGGCTCGCGAGAGCAGATGACGGCATTGGAGACATGTTTTGCTGGGCGTATGTTCGTGGCGATTGAGGAACGTTTTGTTGCTGTTGATATTGCTGCTGCTGAGACATTTCGGGTTGCTGATATTGCTGCTGTTGAGACATTTCGGGTTGCTGATACTGTTGTTGATGCTCGTACTCGGGAATGTATTGCTGTTGTTGAATTTGCTGTTCTGGTTGCATTTGGACTTGTTGTTGTGTGTATTCGGGCTCTCGATACTGCTGCTGATGgaattgttgttgctgttgctctCCGCCGTAGTCAGATCTGaggaaaaaaggtaatttaataaattttcatgtttttatattcactaataatttataaaaaaatataaaaagttattttgaaacctagaatttaatttcaaaaaataaaaaaattatttcgtgctaaaaaattttttttatctaaagtaaatttcaaaaaattaaaaaaaaatgatttcgagctgaaaaaattttatttttagatctaaaggttaatttcaaaaaaataaaaaataatctttcggacttaaaaaatttatttttaattctaaaagttaattttaaaaaaaataaattattttgaacttaaaaaaactatttttagatctaaaagtgaattttaagaaataaaaaaaaaattatttcgagcttaaaaaaatttatttttagatctaaaagttaattttaagaaataaaaaaaaatatttcgtgcttaaaaaaatttatttttaactctaaaagttaattttaagaaataaaaaataattatttcgagcttaaaaaaatcatttttagatttgaaagtaaattttaagaaataaaaaaaattattccgagcttaaaaattttatttttagatctaaaagttaattttaaaaaaataaattttaaaatattttatttaaattcttccaagagctgaaaaattcatttaaaaaataaaaaaaaaataattttaaaattttttcgattattcaattaatataaaaaaaaatttccttaccgATACTGTTGCTCCTGCGACGAAACATTTTCATATCGTGGCTCTTGatattgctgctgctgctgttgttgatgCTGTTGCTCGTTTTGATCAATTTGATATCCGGATTGCTGTGGGATTTGATCCGAGATATAACCTTGACTTGTTGCTTGCTGATACTGTGGCTGTTGCTCATATCCATATCCTTGTCCCGTTTCGTATTGCTGCGAATACTGAGGCTGTTGCTGGATATTTTCTTGCTGTTGCTGCACATACTCTTGCTGTTGTTTTTGCTGTTCTTGAGGCTGATAgaattgctgttgttgttgttgctgctgctcaTATCGTGGCATTGCATTTGGCGGCAAAGGCGGTTTATCGGGACTGAATCGTCTTTCCGTTTCTCGATTGTACTCGTCTTCGGCTTTTTCGTATCCGTAATCTggttgctgttgctgctgctgcggttGTTGAGTGTAGAATTGCTGTCCTTGCGAATAATCTTGTCCCGCG
The sequence above is drawn from the Culicoides brevitarsis isolate CSIRO-B50_1 chromosome 1, AGI_CSIRO_Cbre_v1, whole genome shotgun sequence genome and encodes:
- the LOC134836959 gene encoding protein FAM50 homolog; this translates as MAHYKGAASEAGRAMQLQKKREIQQQDVELRKKKIEQELKVNNIENKFAAHYDAVETQLKTSTIGLVTLDEMKSRQEDIVREREQKLALKKEEKFKEKNKLLEAKEALKNKQKRQIQTLSFNLDEDEEDPENEEEESSCSSWKNDKETHVKKKIKKNPEVDTSFLPDREREEQENKLREQLRQEWQAKQAQLKDENINVTYSYWDGSGHRKTCTMKKGHSIYQFLQKCLETCRPEFTELKSVTADQLMYVKEDLILPQHYTFYDFIVTKARGKSGPLFQFDAFDDIRITNDASKETVESHAGKVLLRSWYERNKHIFPASRWEPFDPTKTYGNRYTIKDNKE